The following proteins come from a genomic window of Shewanella halifaxensis HAW-EB4:
- a CDS encoding YkoF family thiamine/hydroxymethylpyrimidine-binding protein → MKLTAEISCYPLQDNYLDPIKWFIARVDSYDNIQRVTNAMATQVVGEYADVMSMLAIEMQAAHEKFGKAVFVCKFIGGELNLSHSE, encoded by the coding sequence ATGAAATTAACTGCAGAAATTAGTTGCTACCCACTACAAGATAACTACTTAGACCCGATTAAGTGGTTTATTGCCCGTGTGGATTCCTATGACAACATCCAGCGCGTTACCAATGCGATGGCAACTCAGGTGGTCGGTGAATATGCCGATGTGATGTCCATGCTTGCAATTGAGATGCAAGCGGCTCATGAAAAGTTTGGTAAAGCAGTGTTCGTATGCAAATTTATTGGTGGTGAGCTAAATCTAAGTCACAGCGAATAA